The proteins below come from a single Chitinophaga pinensis DSM 2588 genomic window:
- the atpB gene encoding F0F1 ATP synthase subunit A, which produces MISYTLSKYRLVALILAFCISGFNTFANTSEAHEEPKKGFDAKEVLLGHVKDAHDWHLFSLGESHVTLPLPVIIYSKEKGISSFSSSAFHHGHASHEGYRLVNKHYREEKRLEESKYPDERIIAVDANDNPTGAEIYDLSITKNITSMIIGAILLIWLMTSVAKAYTTRGSKKAPKGLQSLLEPVIIFIRDEVVKPNIPGLSAERYTPFILTFFFFILINNLLGLLPGSANVTGNIAVTFALALISFIATMVSANKHFWSHILNPPVPGWVKPILVPVEIIGIFTKPVSLMIRLFANILAGHIIILSIISLVFIFGSINKAAGYGFLPITILFNIVMMMLELLVAFIQAFIFANLTAVFIGQGMEVAHHDDHHAGDNKHH; this is translated from the coding sequence GTGATTTCCTACACTCTGTCCAAATATAGACTGGTAGCCCTTATTCTTGCATTTTGCATAAGCGGTTTTAACACGTTTGCGAATACTTCAGAAGCTCATGAGGAGCCGAAGAAGGGTTTTGACGCCAAAGAGGTACTTCTTGGCCACGTTAAGGATGCCCATGACTGGCACCTGTTCAGCCTTGGAGAGTCACATGTGACTCTGCCTCTGCCTGTTATTATCTACAGCAAAGAGAAAGGCATCAGCAGCTTTTCTTCCTCAGCGTTCCATCATGGCCATGCGTCTCATGAAGGTTATCGTCTGGTAAACAAGCACTACCGTGAGGAAAAGAGGCTCGAAGAGTCAAAGTATCCTGACGAGAGGATCATTGCAGTAGATGCAAATGATAATCCGACCGGAGCTGAAATCTACGATCTGTCTATCACGAAGAACATCACTTCCATGATCATCGGAGCGATCCTGCTGATCTGGCTGATGACCTCTGTAGCGAAAGCTTATACAACAAGAGGTTCCAAGAAAGCGCCTAAAGGTTTGCAGAGCCTGTTGGAGCCGGTGATCATCTTCATCCGTGATGAAGTGGTAAAACCGAACATTCCAGGTCTCAGTGCAGAACGTTATACTCCGTTCATTCTGACCTTCTTCTTCTTTATATTAATCAATAACCTGCTGGGTCTGTTACCAGGTTCTGCTAACGTAACCGGTAATATTGCTGTGACATTCGCCCTGGCGCTGATCAGCTTTATTGCAACTATGGTTAGTGCTAATAAGCATTTCTGGTCTCACATACTGAACCCACCGGTTCCAGGCTGGGTTAAACCGATCCTGGTGCCTGTAGAGATCATCGGTATCTTCACTAAGCCGGTGTCTCTGATGATCCGACTGTTTGCCAACATCCTGGCAGGTCACATCATCATCCTGAGCATTATCTCCCTGGTATTCATCTTTGGTTCCATCAACAAGGCGGCTGGTTACGGTTTCTTACCGATCACCATCCTGTTCAACATCGTCATGATGATGCTGGAACTGCTGGTTGCTTTTATCCAGGCATTCATCTTCGCTAACCTGACAGCGGTATTCATCGGTCAGGGTATGGAAGTGGCTCACCACGATGATCATCATGCAGGTGACAACAAGCACCATTAA
- the atpE gene encoding ATP synthase F0 subunit C: MAILTVLLQAAPEAAAAAAASAGLAKAGGAIGAGIAAIAAGIGVGNIGKSALESIARQPEAANDIRANMILAAALVEGVALFGVIAGLLAVVL, encoded by the coding sequence ATGGCAATTTTAACTGTTTTATTGCAGGCTGCTCCTGAAGCTGCTGCTGCTGCTGCTGCTTCAGCAGGTCTGGCTAAAGCTGGTGGTGCTATCGGTGCTGGTATCGCTGCTATCGCAGCTGGTATCGGTGTAGGTAACATCGGTAAGAGCGCGCTGGAGTCTATCGCTCGTCAGCCAGAAGCTGCGAACGACATCCGTGCAAACATGATCCTGGCTGCGGCGCTGGTAGAGGGTGTTGCCCTGTTCGGCGTTATCGCTGGTCTGTTGGCAGTAGTGCTGTAA
- the atpF gene encoding F0F1 ATP synthase subunit B translates to MDLLQPALGLFFISLIIFVIVFLILKKFAWKPILSTLKERETSIADAIASAERVKEEMAQMKAEHEHVLAEAKAERSKILKEAKDAKDQILSEAKTQAQAEAKKIISEAYTAIDNQKMAALTDVKNQVGKLVIEVAEKVLRKELTDKTAQESYIKELAGEIKLN, encoded by the coding sequence ATGGATCTGTTACAGCCCGCGTTAGGCTTGTTTTTCATTTCATTAATCATATTCGTAATAGTATTCCTTATCCTGAAGAAATTCGCGTGGAAACCAATCCTCTCTACGCTGAAAGAAAGGGAAACATCTATCGCTGATGCTATCGCATCTGCTGAAAGAGTAAAGGAAGAAATGGCTCAGATGAAAGCTGAACATGAGCACGTACTGGCAGAGGCAAAAGCTGAGAGAAGCAAGATTCTGAAAGAGGCAAAAGATGCTAAAGATCAGATCCTCAGCGAAGCTAAAACTCAGGCCCAGGCGGAAGCTAAGAAAATCATCAGCGAAGCTTACACTGCTATCGACAACCAGAAGATGGCTGCGTTGACAGATGTGAAAAACCAAGTAGGTAAACTGGTAATTGAAGTAGCTGAGAAGGTGTTACGCAAAGAACTGACTGACAAAACAGCTCAGGAAAGCTACATCAAAGAACTGGCAGGAGAAATCAAATTAAACTAA
- the atpH gene encoding ATP synthase F1 subunit delta has translation MQNPRLASRYAKSLVDLSSEKGQLEAVHTDMQFLQQLSKTNPDVVALLRSPIIKPDKKQQILAAIFDGKVSAITAAFVKLLVVKGREGNLPEIAQEFSRQYDVLKNISKVKITTAVPLDAAILDVIKTKVQAGTDKKVTLETAVNPDLIGGFVLESNNNLFDASVLRDLNDIKKQFAENIYVHNIR, from the coding sequence ATGCAGAATCCCCGTTTAGCATCCCGCTACGCAAAATCTCTGGTAGATCTGTCCTCCGAAAAGGGTCAGCTGGAAGCTGTACACACTGATATGCAGTTCCTGCAACAGTTGTCCAAAACCAACCCGGACGTAGTAGCTCTGCTGAGAAGTCCGATCATCAAGCCTGACAAGAAACAGCAGATCCTTGCTGCTATCTTCGACGGTAAAGTGAGCGCTATTACTGCTGCTTTCGTAAAGCTGCTGGTAGTGAAAGGAAGGGAAGGTAACCTGCCTGAAATAGCGCAGGAGTTCAGCAGACAGTATGATGTGCTGAAAAACATCAGCAAAGTAAAGATCACTACCGCTGTTCCACTGGATGCAGCTATACTGGATGTTATCAAAACCAAAGTACAGGCTGGTACCGATAAAAAGGTGACACTGGAAACAGCCGTAAACCCTGACCTGATCGGCGGTTTCGTACTGGAATCAAATAACAACCTGTTCGACGCTTCTGTATTGCGTGATCTGAACGATATCAAAAAGCAATTTGCTGAGAATATTTACGTTCACAATATCAGATAA
- the atpA gene encoding F0F1 ATP synthase subunit alpha — protein MVEIKPDEISAILRQQLSNFNAAADLEEVGTVLQVGDGIARIYGLNNVGYGELVEFENGVKAIALNLEEDNVGVVLMGESGEIKEGFKVRRTGQIASIKVGEGMVGRVVNTLGAAIDGKGPITGELYEMPLERKAPGVLFREPVKEPLQTGIKAIDAMIPVGRGQRELVIGDRQTGKTAICIDTIINQKEFFDAGKPVYCIYVAVGQKASTIAGVMKTLQEAGAMAYTTIVAASAADPAPLQFYAPFAGAAIGEFFRDTGRPALIVYDDLSKQAVAYREVSLLLRRPPGREAYPGDVFYLHSRLLERAAKVISKDDIAQQMNDLPASIKHLVKGGGSLTALPIIETQAGDVSAYIPTNVISITDGQIFLESNLFNAGIRPAINVGISVSRVGGNAQIKSMKKVSGTLKLDQAQYREMEAFSKFGGDLDAATKAVLDKGARNVEILKQAQFTPYAVEKQVAMIYLGTQGLLRDVPVKNVKAFEEAFLNEMEVRLPEVLGEFKKGNLPDDGIKRMVTLANELKPRFA, from the coding sequence ATGGTGGAGATAAAACCTGATGAAATTTCGGCGATATTACGCCAGCAACTAAGCAACTTCAATGCTGCTGCCGACCTGGAAGAGGTAGGTACAGTACTGCAGGTTGGAGATGGTATCGCTCGTATCTATGGATTAAACAACGTTGGTTACGGTGAACTGGTTGAGTTCGAAAACGGCGTAAAAGCTATCGCACTGAACCTGGAAGAAGACAACGTAGGTGTGGTATTGATGGGTGAATCCGGAGAGATTAAAGAAGGTTTTAAAGTACGCCGCACCGGCCAGATCGCATCCATTAAAGTGGGTGAAGGCATGGTTGGTCGTGTTGTAAATACGCTGGGTGCTGCTATCGATGGTAAAGGCCCAATCACTGGCGAACTGTACGAAATGCCACTGGAGCGTAAAGCTCCGGGTGTTCTGTTCCGTGAACCAGTAAAAGAACCACTGCAGACAGGTATCAAAGCGATTGATGCGATGATCCCGGTTGGTCGTGGTCAGCGTGAGCTGGTGATCGGTGACCGTCAGACCGGTAAAACCGCGATCTGTATTGACACTATCATCAACCAGAAAGAATTCTTCGACGCTGGTAAACCAGTATATTGTATCTATGTAGCAGTAGGTCAGAAAGCATCTACCATCGCTGGTGTGATGAAAACCCTGCAGGAAGCAGGCGCTATGGCTTACACTACCATCGTTGCAGCTTCTGCGGCAGATCCTGCTCCTCTGCAGTTCTACGCTCCATTCGCTGGTGCTGCCATCGGGGAGTTCTTCCGTGATACCGGTCGTCCTGCACTGATCGTTTATGATGATCTGTCTAAACAGGCGGTAGCTTACCGTGAGGTATCTCTGCTGCTCCGTCGTCCTCCTGGTCGTGAAGCTTATCCTGGTGACGTATTCTACCTGCACTCCCGTCTGCTGGAACGTGCGGCGAAAGTAATCAGCAAGGATGACATCGCTCAACAGATGAACGACCTGCCAGCGTCAATCAAACACCTGGTAAAAGGTGGTGGTTCCCTGACAGCGCTGCCTATCATCGAAACACAGGCTGGTGACGTATCCGCTTACATTCCGACAAACGTAATCTCCATCACTGACGGTCAGATCTTCCTGGAATCCAACCTGTTCAACGCAGGTATCCGCCCGGCGATCAACGTAGGTATCTCCGTAAGCCGTGTAGGTGGTAACGCACAGATCAAATCCATGAAGAAAGTATCTGGTACCCTGAAACTGGACCAGGCACAATATCGTGAGATGGAAGCGTTCTCCAAATTCGGTGGTGACCTGGATGCTGCAACCAAAGCAGTACTCGATAAAGGTGCCCGTAACGTGGAAATCCTGAAACAGGCACAGTTTACTCCATACGCTGTGGAAAAACAGGTAGCAATGATCTATCTGGGTACACAGGGTCTGCTGCGTGACGTTCCTGTTAAGAATGTAAAAGCATTCGAAGAAGCGTTCCTGAACGAAATGGAAGTACGTCTGCCTGAAGTTTTGGGTGAATTCAAGAAGGGTAACCTGCCTGATGATGGTATCAAACGCATGGTAACTCTGGCTAACGAACTGAAACCAAGATTCGCTTAA
- a CDS encoding carboxypeptidase-like regulatory domain-containing protein — MKHFNLILLTMLLPVCMMGQQRISGKITDSKKRPLQGVNVSIKDSYDGATSAADGSYSFTTDTKGTQYITATLLGFTSQEQKIFITGPQEINIVMRNNVNDLKVVTISAGSFEASDEGKTTVLKPLDIVTTAGAGADIVNALKTLPGTQQTNDREGLFVRGGTGYETQTFIDGMMVRNPFFSGLPDQPGRGRFSPFLFKGTTFSSGGYSAQYGQGLSSALILESTDLPQRSSYTLGASVIGVSGGLEELMKDKKGSYGVEADYTNLGPYLGVVKPKYAFSKDPEIIGTSANFRRKTSSTGMIKFYGYYNQTNMGTIRPSLEYPGFDELFELKNKNVYTNLTYKESLGHDWKLNAGFSFSSNSDDLNLDTLKKSNPLHGKNVSQLTQTRLVLTKGLGQYSVLRFGGEYQYGVEKSDFGGWQANYIDNYTAGFVESDIYFTPRLLGRVGGRAEYTSILAKANFAPRASLAYRLTGNSQVSLAYGDFYQKPEQQYLRFKNDLGFTKATHYIASYQLVAKNYTLRVEAFYKKYHDLVKTGMDTSTTGTGYAKGIELFWRDKKTFKNTDYWISYSYLDTKRNYLNYPFEVQPDFAAKHTVSVVYKYYIPAITTNLGVTYSFSTGRPYYNPNLPENKFMSEKTMTYNSVGLSASYLTSIRKAFTIFVLSVSNAPNIKQVYGYRYSTDKLRRQEIVPNMPRFIYIGMFMNFGIDRRQDVINNM; from the coding sequence ATGAAACACTTTAACCTGATTCTGTTAACAATGCTCTTACCGGTCTGTATGATGGGACAGCAACGGATTTCCGGTAAGATCACTGATAGCAAAAAGCGCCCGTTGCAAGGGGTAAACGTCTCTATTAAAGACTCTTACGACGGGGCTACCAGCGCAGCAGATGGTTCATACTCATTTACCACCGACACAAAAGGAACGCAATATATCACCGCCACCCTGCTCGGATTTACCAGCCAGGAACAGAAGATCTTCATTACTGGTCCTCAGGAGATCAATATTGTCATGAGAAATAATGTGAACGATCTGAAAGTAGTGACTATCAGTGCAGGTAGCTTTGAAGCCAGCGACGAAGGTAAAACCACCGTCCTGAAACCGCTGGATATCGTCACCACCGCCGGCGCCGGTGCAGATATCGTGAATGCACTGAAGACCTTACCGGGTACACAACAGACGAATGACAGAGAAGGTCTGTTTGTACGTGGTGGTACCGGTTACGAAACACAGACCTTTATCGACGGAATGATGGTACGTAACCCTTTCTTTTCAGGATTGCCTGACCAACCAGGAAGAGGCCGTTTTTCTCCTTTCCTGTTCAAAGGAACCACCTTCAGCAGCGGCGGTTATTCCGCGCAGTACGGCCAGGGCTTGTCCTCCGCACTGATCCTGGAATCAACTGACCTGCCACAACGCTCTTCCTATACCCTGGGTGCTTCCGTAATCGGTGTGAGCGGCGGACTGGAAGAACTGATGAAAGATAAAAAAGGATCATATGGGGTAGAAGCTGACTATACCAATCTCGGACCTTACCTCGGTGTGGTAAAGCCGAAATACGCTTTCAGCAAAGACCCGGAAATCATTGGTACTTCCGCCAACTTCAGAAGGAAAACCTCTTCTACCGGTATGATCAAATTTTATGGATACTATAACCAGACTAATATGGGCACTATCCGTCCGAGCCTGGAGTACCCCGGTTTTGATGAACTCTTTGAACTGAAAAATAAAAACGTCTATACTAACCTGACTTATAAAGAAAGTCTGGGACATGACTGGAAACTGAATGCCGGTTTCTCTTTCAGCTCCAATTCGGATGACCTGAACCTCGATACCCTGAAGAAATCTAATCCTTTACATGGTAAAAATGTATCGCAGCTGACACAGACTCGCCTGGTGCTTACTAAGGGACTCGGACAGTATTCTGTACTGCGTTTCGGCGGGGAATACCAGTATGGTGTTGAAAAGTCAGACTTCGGTGGATGGCAGGCTAACTATATAGATAATTATACCGCAGGATTCGTAGAAAGCGATATCTATTTCACCCCAAGACTGTTGGGTCGTGTAGGTGGAAGAGCAGAATATACCTCCATACTGGCGAAAGCTAATTTCGCTCCCCGTGCATCACTGGCTTACAGACTGACAGGTAACAGTCAGGTGTCGCTGGCTTATGGTGACTTCTACCAGAAACCTGAACAACAGTACCTGCGCTTTAAAAATGACCTGGGATTCACAAAGGCCACACACTACATTGCCAGTTATCAGCTCGTAGCCAAGAACTATACACTGCGTGTGGAAGCCTTCTACAAAAAGTATCACGACCTGGTTAAAACCGGAATGGATACCAGTACGACAGGTACAGGTTATGCCAAAGGTATTGAGCTGTTCTGGCGTGATAAAAAGACCTTTAAGAATACCGATTACTGGATCTCTTATTCTTACCTGGATACCAAACGTAATTACCTGAATTATCCGTTTGAAGTACAGCCTGATTTTGCTGCAAAGCATACCGTGAGCGTAGTATACAAATACTATATCCCGGCTATTACTACGAATCTGGGTGTGACTTACAGCTTTTCCACAGGCAGACCATATTACAATCCGAATCTGCCGGAAAATAAGTTCATGTCAGAAAAAACGATGACGTACAACTCTGTCGGACTGAGTGCCAGTTACCTGACTTCTATCCGTAAGGCGTTCACCATCTTCGTCCTGTCTGTATCTAATGCGCCTAATATCAAACAGGTATATGGTTACCGTTATTCAACTGATAAACTGCGCAGACAAGAGATCGTTCCGAATATGCCACGATTTATCTATATCGGTATGTTCATGAACTTCGGTATTGACAGAAGACAGGATGTAATCAACAACATGTAG